A DNA window from Patagioenas fasciata isolate bPatFas1 chromosome 1, bPatFas1.hap1, whole genome shotgun sequence contains the following coding sequences:
- the MED21 gene encoding mediator of RNA polymerase II transcription subunit 21 yields MADRLTQLQDAVNSLADQFCNAIGVLQQCGPPASFSNIQTAINKDQPANPTEEYAQLFAALIARTAKDIDVLIDSLPSEESTAALQAASLFRLEEENHEAAARLEEVVFRGDMLLEKIQSALADIAQSQLKTRSGTQSQPLPDL; encoded by the exons ATGGCGGATCGGTTGACGCAGCTGCAGGACGCGGTGAACTCG CTCGCAGACCAGTTCTGCAACGCCATTGGGGTGTTGCAGCAGTGTGGGCCCCCAGCCTCCTTCAGCAACATTCAGACGGCGATAAACAAGGATCAGCCTGCTAATCCAACAGAAG agtaCGCCCAACTGTTTGCAGCATTGATTGCACGAACTGCAAAAGATATTGATGTTCTAATAGATTCCCTGCCTAGTGAAGAATCGACAGCAGCTTTGCAG GCTGCTAGTCTGTTTCGATTGGAAGAAGAAAATCATGAAGCAGCTGCCCGTCTGGAAGAGGTAGTTTTTCGGGGGGATATGCTGCTGGAAAAGATACAGAGTGCCCTGGCAGATATTGCCCAGTCGCAGCTAAAGACAAGGAGCGGCACGCAGAGCCAGCCCCTGCCAGACTTGTAG